From the genome of Nitrosospira multiformis ATCC 25196, one region includes:
- a CDS encoding helix-turn-helix domain-containing protein: protein MKKQKRIVEGIEAETSSGNIFADLGLPNAEKLKIKSALVIEITRAVRKRGLTQEEASRRMGIPQPKVSALLRGDFTGLSERKLMDCLNRLGYDIEIKVKPTTEPVGHLTLAIA from the coding sequence ATGAAAAAGCAAAAGCGCATCGTTGAAGGCATTGAGGCTGAGACCAGTTCCGGCAACATTTTTGCCGATCTGGGCTTGCCGAATGCCGAAAAACTCAAGATCAAGTCTGCCCTGGTGATCGAAATCACCCGAGCTGTGCGTAAACGTGGTCTGACTCAAGAAGAGGCCAGCCGTCGGATGGGCATTCCGCAACCTAAAGTATCTGCGCTACTGCGTGGCGACTTCACCGGTTTGTCCGAGCGTAAGCTGATGGACTGCTTGAATCGCCTGGGGTATGACATCGAAATCAAGGTAAAGCCAACAACCGAGCCAGTCGGGCACTTGACGCTGGCTATCGCTTAA
- a CDS encoding type II toxin-antitoxin system RelE/ParE family toxin — protein sequence MTDEEEKSLVWIGSSKKDLMVFPTKVRKFFGHALDFAQHGDRHGAAKVLKGFSGAGVLEVVEDDAGGTYRAVYTVKFEEAVFVLHCFQKKSKSGITTPKEDIDIIRARLKVAEALAKELRHEKAKAHR from the coding sequence ATGACTGATGAAGAAGAAAAATCACTCGTCTGGATCGGGAGCAGTAAGAAAGATCTGATGGTGTTTCCGACCAAGGTACGCAAATTTTTCGGTCACGCCCTGGATTTCGCACAGCACGGTGATCGACACGGCGCGGCCAAAGTGCTCAAGGGCTTCAGTGGCGCTGGTGTCTTGGAAGTAGTCGAAGATGATGCGGGTGGGACTTATCGCGCTGTCTATACCGTGAAATTCGAGGAAGCCGTGTTCGTCCTGCACTGCTTCCAGAAGAAGAGCAAGAGCGGAATCACAACGCCGAAGGAGGACATAGATATTATCCGCGCCAGACTGAAGGTGGCCGAGGCACTTGCAAAGGAGCTACGACATGAAAAAGCAAAAGCGCATCGTTGA